From Hydra vulgaris chromosome 15, alternate assembly HydraT2T_AEP, one genomic window encodes:
- the LOC136091993 gene encoding uncharacterized protein LOC136091993 — MEHCVAKGLISPNQHGFVHRKGCVSNLLETRDIMTEATHCRHAVDVIYTDFAKAFDKVPHKRLLHKLRAYGIQGALLDWIAAWLSNQCQRVVINDITSEWKAVTSGVPQRLGLGPIAIRNLCKRPAGQYYSSYETVCRRQQNNRDN, encoded by the coding sequence atgGAACACTGCGTTGCTAAAGGTCTAATTTCTCCAAATCAGCATGGCTTTGTTCATCGTAAAGGATGTGTATCAAACCTTTTAGAAACTCGGGATATCATGACGGAAGCAACTCACTGCAGACACGCAGTAGACGTCATTTACACAGACTTTGcaaaggcgtttgacaaagtACCACATAAACGCCTTCTTCATAAGCTGAGAGCGTACGGTATTCAAGGCGCTCTTCTTGACTGGATCGCAGCTTGGCTAAGCAATCAATGTCAACGAGTGGTTATAAACGACATTACTTCTGAATGGAAAGCAGTCACTAGTGGAGTGCCTCAAAGGCTTGGTCTTGGACCCATTGCTATTCGTAATCTTTGTAAACGACCTGCCGGACAGTATTACTCATCATATGAAACTGTTTGCCGACGACAGCAAAATAATAGGGATAATTAA